Part of the Labilibaculum antarcticum genome, TTGTGGTCAATTATATTATCAATCGCACAAATTTTTAAACATGCTGAATAATCTTAAGGATTATCAATTAATATTAGCCTCTCAATCGCCTCGAAGACATCAAATGTTGAAGGAATTGGGCTTGATTTTTGAAATTAGAACAAAGGAAGTTGAGGAAGTCTATCCTGGAGGATTAGATACTGAGCAAATCCCAGTTTATTTATCCGAATTAAAAGCAAAAGCATTCGAGGAGGATATTAAATCCAATGAGTTAGTGATTACAGCAGACACAATTGTTTGTGTTGATGATTGGATTCTGGGAAAACCAAAAGACAGAGAGGATGCAGTTAAAATGTTGAATGCATTGTCAAACAGATCACATCAGGTAATAAGTGGAGTTTGCCTAATGAGTAAAGAGAAGAAAGTTAGCTTTTCAACAACTACCAATGTCCATTTTAAAGCCTTGTCGGATGAAGAAATCGATTATTACATAGATAATTACAAACCTTTCGATAAAGCGGGAGCATACGGAATTCAGGAATGGATTGGATTTATAGGTATCGATGGCATTGAAGGATCTTATTTTAACGTAGTGGGTCTACCTATTCAACGCATGTATCAGGAATTATCAAAATTTTAAACAACAGATACTAACATATAAATTTTTAGGATGATAAAAAAAATAAGTCTGCTTCTTATCGCATTTATTCTGCTGATAGGAGCTCAGGCAAAAGCTGATGAGGGAATGTGGATTCCCATGCTTTTGGAAAAATACAATATTGAAGACATGCAAAAGGCTGGATTTAAACTTTCGGCTGCTGATATTTATAGTCTCAATGAGGCATGTTTGAAAGATGCTGTAGTTGGTTTGGGACGTGAAGGAAGTCCTTTTCATCACTTTTGCACCGGCGAGCTGATTTCAGATGAAGGTTTGATGGTAACAAATTATCATTGTGGTTACGGAGCCATTCAAGATCATTCTACTTTAGAACATGATTATTTGAAGGATGGATTTTGGGCCATGAGCCGCGATGAAGAATTGGTTAATGAGGGAATTACAGCTTCATTTTTAATTCGTATGGAAGATGTTACTTCCCAGGTTTTAGATAGTATTACTGATGAAACCAAAGAGGATGATCGTCAGAAGATGATTCAAAAGCACATCAAGAAGATTCAGAAGGCAAGCGAAAAGGATTCAGATTATCGGGCAAGTGTTAAAGCTTTCTTTAATGGAAATCAGTATTTTCTTTCTGTATATGAAATTTATAAGGATGTTCGTTTGGTAGGTGCTCCGCCATCAGCAATTGGGAAATTTGGTGGTGATACCGACAATTGGATGTGGCCTCGTCATACAGGAGATTTCTCGATGTTTCGGATTTATGCAGATAAAGACAATAAGCCTGCATCCTATTCGAAAGAGAATGTTCCAATGATACCAAAACAGTCTTTTAAAATTTCTCTTAAAGGTGCAAATGAAGGTGATTTTACGATGGTCTTTGGATATCCGGGAACGACTACTGAATATTTAACATCTGATGCTTTGGATTTAATGACCAAAGTTGATAATCCTCATAAAATCAAAATCAGAACTAAGAAATTAGATTTGATGAGAGCGGATATGGATGCTTCTCCATTGGTTCGAATTCAGTATTCAGCTAAATATGCTGGTGTTTCCAATTCATGGAAAAGATGGCAAGGTGAAATCAAAGGTTTGGATCGATTGAATGCAATTTCCAAGAAGAAAGAATTGGAAAAGAAATTTGAGGTTTGGGCCAATAGCAGTGATGATTTGGAAACAAAATATGCCGGTATTGTAAGCGAAATGGGAGTTCTTTACAAAGAGTTAACTCCAGTGAGTTTGGCCCGGGATTATGCAATTGAAGCTGGTATGAGAGGTGCTGAGGTTGTTTCTTTTGCCCATAAATTTAAAAAAATAGCTAGACTAACTAAAAAGGATAAGGATCAACTTGCTGATCTTGTTGTTGATTTGCAGAAGTCGGGAGATAAGTTTTTCAAGAACTATAATGTATCTACAGATAGGAAGCTTTTGGCTGCTTTATTGAAGATGTACAGTGAGAATTTGGAAGACAAGTATTTGCCTAAAGAGATTGTGGATATTAGGGATAAGTACAAGGGCGATTTTGAGGCTTACGCAGAGAAAGCAATGTCTAAATCGGTATTTACAGATCAAGCTAAGCTAAATGAATTATTGAGTGACTATAAATTGTCAAGGGGTAAACGTTTGGCTAAGGATCCTATCTTCGTTTTAGCGAATAGTATCTTTTTCTTTTATGAATCGGAAATTTCGCCGGTTTATACTAAGGTGTTGACAAAAACCACCAAGTTGCAACGTACTTATATGGCCGGTTTAATGGAAATGCAAAAAGAGAAAATATTTTATCCGGATGCCAACTCAACTTTCAGAGTTCATTACGGGAAGGTAGCTGGTTACAAAGCTCGAAATGCTGTTACATATGATTATTATACAACATTAGAAGGAATCATTGAAAAAGACAATCCGGAAATTTTCGATTATGATGTTCCTCAGAAATTGAGAGATCTTTATCATGCAAAAGAGTTTGGAAGCTATGCAAATACTCAAGGTGAAATGCCGGTTTGTTTTGCAGCAACAAATCATACTACAGGAGGGAACTCTGGCAGCCCGGTTTTAAACGCCAATGGAGAGTTGATCGGATTAAATTTTGACCGGGCCTGGGAAGGTGTAATGTCCGATTTAATGTACGATCCTGAAATTTGCCGTAACGTATCTCTGGATATCCGCTACGTGCTGTTCATTGTTGATAAATTTGCAGGTGCTGGATATTTATTGGATGAGATGAATATAGTTCAGTAATTTTTGCTGTAACAGATATTTTAATAGATAAGAAAGGAATTACCTGCAATGGTAATTCCTTTTTTTGTGGATGAGATTCTAAGGAGAAAAGAGTTTGCTTTTGCCGTTATACGTTTAGTTGCAAGGCAGGTAGTAGTCTTTTAATGGATTGATAAATAAAATTGGGTTTTGCTCTTTTCTAAGAATGCTTTTTAGTTGAGTGGGGCCAGAATAGGAGGTGATCCAGCCAGGATTACGATTCGACATGAGTACAATTAAATCGGAATTATAATTTTTCGAAAATTTAATTGCTTCCCTGTTGATGTTTTTGCTTTGACATTCTGTTTTAACAATTTTGTATTCGAACGTAAACTGTTCAAACATTTTTTTAGTGAAGAGTAATGTGGCTTTTATGGTACGAAGATATCCTTCAGATTTTTCATTGGGAGCAATTAGGTGAATAATCGCATTGTTGAATCGACCAAAATAACTAGCCCAAATCATTTTCTCTTTACTCTCTCTCTTGTTATCTATTGGGACAATTATGTTTTTGTATTCACAATCAGGATTCGTTTGTTCTGTTACAAGTATAGAAGGGATTTTTGCTTCCAGTATCCATTTGAAAATGGCATTTCGTTTTAGAAAATGATTTAGTGATCCTTTTGGGAATTGTGTTACAATAAAAATTGCATCCAATTCTTGTATGCTGAGATTTGGTTCCCGTTTGCTATTTTTTAGTTCTATTATTTTGTAGGGAATTGACTGTAGATTAATATTTTCAGCAAGATATTGATTTACAGAAGTGTTGGCTTTGTTCTTTTTAGAAGGATAACATGCGATGGCGACTCCCGATTTGAAAAGTTTTGCCAGAGTAAAAGCATGCTTGATAGCGATACTTGTACTCTGTATATCTTGAATTAAAACGAGTATATGTTGCTTCTTAAAACTCATTGAATAAAGAAAAAAATAGGTATTTAGGCTTTTTTCTTGCCTGTATGTATGCGAATATAATCAAAAAATAATTGTTTGATTCCTTCTTCGAACATCAATATCTCCTTCAATCATATTGACATAAAAAAGTTGTTGATTTATGATAATATGGATGAGCTAATATTGAAAAATGACTTGATCTATTTTGTTTATTTGGAGTTATTTAGATTAAATATGTATTTTATTATTTTGTGCCTATTCCGTTAGATATCATTCATTAATCCTGCTCGAATCCTTATCTTAGTCCCATCATAAACAATTAGTAAGCAAACATAATATGATACTGCGATATGGTGAAAGTGGCGGATGTTGTTGATAAACTTAATGCACAGGTTATTTGTGGAAAAGATGATTTAAATCAAGATATACATTTTGGTTTTGCATCGGATCTCATGAGTGATGTATTGACCTTGGATACAGATAATATGCTGTTGATCACGGGGATGAATAATTTACAGACGATAAGAACATCAGAAATGTCCGATATTTCTTACATCTTATTTGTACGGGATAAGAAGGTTTCGCAAGAAATGAAAGACTTGGCCTGCGAGAATAATATTACATTAATTGAATGTAGTTATTCAATGTTTAAAACGTGTTCGGTTTTGTGTGAAATGGGTTTAGAACCAGTATATTAAAGAGAATGGAGTTTACATTTTTTATTGAAGGGGGTAATTTTTCAAAAGCGGGAACAGCCTCTAGTGAAGTTAAAAAAATATTGAA contains:
- a CDS encoding Maf-like protein: MLNNLKDYQLILASQSPRRHQMLKELGLIFEIRTKEVEEVYPGGLDTEQIPVYLSELKAKAFEEDIKSNELVITADTIVCVDDWILGKPKDREDAVKMLNALSNRSHQVISGVCLMSKEKKVSFSTTTNVHFKALSDEEIDYYIDNYKPFDKAGAYGIQEWIGFIGIDGIEGSYFNVVGLPIQRMYQELSKF
- a CDS encoding S46 family peptidase; its protein translation is MIKKISLLLIAFILLIGAQAKADEGMWIPMLLEKYNIEDMQKAGFKLSAADIYSLNEACLKDAVVGLGREGSPFHHFCTGELISDEGLMVTNYHCGYGAIQDHSTLEHDYLKDGFWAMSRDEELVNEGITASFLIRMEDVTSQVLDSITDETKEDDRQKMIQKHIKKIQKASEKDSDYRASVKAFFNGNQYFLSVYEIYKDVRLVGAPPSAIGKFGGDTDNWMWPRHTGDFSMFRIYADKDNKPASYSKENVPMIPKQSFKISLKGANEGDFTMVFGYPGTTTEYLTSDALDLMTKVDNPHKIKIRTKKLDLMRADMDASPLVRIQYSAKYAGVSNSWKRWQGEIKGLDRLNAISKKKELEKKFEVWANSSDDLETKYAGIVSEMGVLYKELTPVSLARDYAIEAGMRGAEVVSFAHKFKKIARLTKKDKDQLADLVVDLQKSGDKFFKNYNVSTDRKLLAALLKMYSENLEDKYLPKEIVDIRDKYKGDFEAYAEKAMSKSVFTDQAKLNELLSDYKLSRGKRLAKDPIFVLANSIFFFYESEISPVYTKVLTKTTKLQRTYMAGLMEMQKEKIFYPDANSTFRVHYGKVAGYKARNAVTYDYYTTLEGIIEKDNPEIFDYDVPQKLRDLYHAKEFGSYANTQGEMPVCFAATNHTTGGNSGSPVLNANGELIGLNFDRAWEGVMSDLMYDPEICRNVSLDIRYVLFIVDKFAGAGYLLDEMNIVQ
- a CDS encoding adenine nucleotide alpha hydrolase family protein, translating into MSFKKQHILVLIQDIQSTSIAIKHAFTLAKLFKSGVAIACYPSKKNKANTSVNQYLAENINLQSIPYKIIELKNSKREPNLSIQELDAIFIVTQFPKGSLNHFLKRNAIFKWILEAKIPSILVTEQTNPDCEYKNIIVPIDNKRESKEKMIWASYFGRFNNAIIHLIAPNEKSEGYLRTIKATLLFTKKMFEQFTFEYKIVKTECQSKNINREAIKFSKNYNSDLIVLMSNRNPGWITSYSGPTQLKSILRKEQNPILFINPLKDYYLPCN
- a CDS encoding DRTGG domain-containing protein, whose amino-acid sequence is MVKVADVVDKLNAQVICGKDDLNQDIHFGFASDLMSDVLTLDTDNMLLITGMNNLQTIRTSEMSDISYILFVRDKKVSQEMKDLACENNITLIECSYSMFKTCSVLCEMGLEPVY